GGGCGTATAGCAGCAAGAACTCCAAACACCGTGTTCGGACCAGCTATGCGCGTTACACGGACTTTCAGGCGGGTGGGCATTCAGGTCGTGCACATGCGTCCGCGCGACATACGACAGGGATTTTGACAGCGGTATGGCCGGAAGCTTGTGACTGGCGCGATAAGCATTGATCAAGGCATGCAATTTCCGCTCTGCGAGCGTGGGCTTTGCAAAAGATAATTTCTTATGTTCAGCAGCGAAACCGGCAGATTTGTTGTGTGAAGACGAAAAACTGCCAGCGCATGGTGTAAGCGATTGCCGCTCAAAAATAAACGGGGAAAACACAAGTAACACAATAAAAGCGTAAGGCATTTGCAACCATTTCTGCATCTGATTTCCTCAATGAAACGCAACGTTCCTAAAAGCTTTATTGCTAATGAAGCTATGAATGATTACCGGGGCGTTGGGCCGGAGTCACGAAAAAACGTGTTCGTTGACTCGGCGCGCGCTTCGCGGAGTTTTTGAAAATGATTTTTTGTCAATGAAATCCCGGCAAACGTAAGAATCACGCCAAGCGCATCAAACCAAAGCGGCTGAAACTCGACGGTGCTGCTCAATTCCGTGGTGTAGCCGGGAATTTCCAGTTGCAAAAGCGAGATAGCAATGACCGGCAAACCATTGTGCAGCGCATGGCCGAACAAGCAAGGCCAAAGCGAGCGCGTTTCAACAAACCACCAGCCAAAAAGTACACCGGCAATGGCCGCGCTGATGAATTGCCAGGGATTCAGGTGCAGCAACGCGAACAATAGCGCTGAAAACAGCAGGGCTTGACGCACGGTAAAATTGCCGAGCAACCCACGTAAAATCAGACCACGAAACAGCAACTCCTCCGTCACGGGCGCGACGATGACCAGAGCCAAAACTGATGCCCAAATGCCCTTACTCGGATCAAAAAGGCCTTTCATCAAATCGGCAAGCCATTCTGGTACTGGCAACACGAGGCGTAACAGATTGTCACATTCAGAGAGCAGAATATTCATGCCGATGATGGTCAACATCATCGGCAGCAAAAGAGAACTGTTGATGGGCGTCAATGGAAAAATTTCTCGCCAGGAAGCATTGGCGCGTTTCACGCCCCACAGCAATGTCAACCCAATGGCAACAGTATTGGCTATCGCCAACACCAGCGGCTGTTGCGCCGCGGAAAATTCCAGCGCTGTGCCGATGAATTGAATGGGTACGCTTAACACCGTCAGCAATAAAATGACAATGCCCAGGAGACCGAAGGCCTGCGGGAGATTTGGATAGACTCTGGAACCGGGCGTTGGCGCGTTTAACTCGTTCAAGATGTTTCCTTGCAGTTATGGCTCTTTGGGAAAAGTTTTGGTATTCCCGCGCTCTGTCACTCCTTCACCCAAATTTTCACACTCTGCTTTGGTACGTCTAAATCGATCGCGGAAAGCGGCCGCAATTCACTATCCTGCCGCCCCATCACACCCTTAACATGATCGACTTGCCCGGCGTCAGCCACAAGCCGCCAGCGTGAGTTGACCGGCAATTTTACGTCGTGAAATGTCGCATCTTCAATATCAGTATTGACCAACACCAGCAGCGTTTCACCGATCAGGTAACCGAGCAACATTTCATTTGCCGGTAAAAACCATGAGATGTAATTGTCCGCAGGTTTGGTTGAAAGCCGGCAAACCTGGCCGTATTTGCTATGACGCAAGGCAATCAACCCGCGCCAATAGTGGTACATGTTGCCATAATTATTTTTGATCGCGCCACCATCATCGCCGATTTTTTTGCCTTTTGTCTCCCATTGAAATTCGTTGGCAAGGCGTAGATTGTAACTGTCACGCTTACCGTGCAAGTAGATTGGCCCGCTGCGCGTGTGCTTCACCACTTCCTCAAGCGGCGCGGAAGCTTTACTGCGCATGATTTCGGTGCCGCCGTGCAACACGATCGGGCCGATTGAGGTAAACAGCATCGCGGCTGCGATTTTGAATGGGCCTTCATCAACGCCCTTGCG
This genomic interval from Cytophagia bacterium CHB2 contains the following:
- a CDS encoding CPBP family intramembrane metalloprotease is translated as MNELNAPTPGSRVYPNLPQAFGLLGIVILLLTVLSVPIQFIGTALEFSAAQQPLVLAIANTVAIGLTLLWGVKRANASWREIFPLTPINSSLLLPMMLTIIGMNILLSECDNLLRLVLPVPEWLADLMKGLFDPSKGIWASVLALVIVAPVTEELLFRGLILRGLLGNFTVRQALLFSALLFALLHLNPWQFISAAIAGVLFGWWFVETRSLWPCLFGHALHNGLPVIAISLLQLEIPGYTTELSSTVEFQPLWFDALGVILTFAGISLTKNHFQKLREARAESTNTFFRDSGPTPR
- a CDS encoding CAP domain-containing protein; the encoded protein is MQKWLQMPYAFIVLLVFSPFIFERQSLTPCAGSFSSSHNKSAGFAAEHKKLSFAKPTLAERKLHALINAYRASHKLPAIPLSKSLSYVARTHVHDLNAHPPESPCNAHSWSEHGVWSSCCYTPDHKQAKCMWDKPAELTNYKDSGFEIGYWTSAEANAEEALEGWKTSAAHNAVIINQTIWKNEEWRSLGVGLAGQYAVVWFGKKKDPDGYWEEKAE